The nucleotide sequence GGGATCTCTTTGGGGAAGGGGCCCTGTCTGCCGCCTTTGTCACGGTTTTTTCCGATTATGATACCAATAAGGGCTCAGAGGCCACTTGGCAACTGGCCTCCAATGTCTTGGTCTTTATTGCTATCTTGCTGAGCACCATTACCCTGCTTGGGATGTTCTTTGCTGAGCCTGTTGTCCATCTCTTGGCCCCTGATTTTAATGCTGTGGCCGGTAAGACTGCTCTGACCGTCTGGTTGACCCGGATCATGTTTCCCTTTCTTGTCTTTGTGGCCCTGGCAGCCGTGGTTATGGGGATGTTGAACACTAAGGGGAAGTTCTTTGTCCCGGCCATCTCTTCCTCCTTCTTCAACCTGGGCTCCATTATCGGCGGGACCTCCCTGGCCCTGCTGCTCCCCAAATTTGGTATGCCTGCCATTGTTGGGATGGCCTGGGGAACCTTGGTCGGCGGCCTGCTCCAGCTCTCGGTCCAGCTGCCCAGCCTGTGGAAGACCGGTTTTCGTTTCAAGCCCCAACTCAACCTGGGCGATCCCGGCCTACGGCGAATACTCTGGCTGATGCTGCCTGCCACTATTGGCCTGTCTGCCACCCAGATCAATATTTTTGTCAATACCAACTTTGCCTCAAGCTGTATGGAAGGCTCTGTTTCCTGGTTGAACTATGCCTTTCGTATGGTCCAGTTACCCATCGGCGTGTTTGGGGTGGCCTTTTCCATTGCTGCCATGCCAGTGCTGGCCCGCCATGCGGCGGAGAAGGATACGGACGGCCTACGCAAGACCTTTGCCTCCTCGCTGGTCATGGTCTTCAGCCTGACCATCCCGGCCACGGTAGGGTTGATCCTCTTGTCCCGACCCATTATCCGCCTCATCTTTGAGCATGGGGCTTTTACCGCAGCCGACACCCTGCGCACGGCCCAGGCCCTGACCTGCTATGCCTATGGCCTGTTTGCCTACTCAGCGGTCAAGATCATGGTCCCGGTCTTTTATGCCCTTAATGATACCAAGTACCCAGTCATTGCCTCCTTTATCGCCGTGGTGGCCAATATCATCTTTATCACTTTGACCATTGATATCTTTTCTTTTCGAACGATTGCCCTATCCACGTCCTGTTCCATGGGCCTGAATTTTCTCTTTCTCGGTACGGTGCTGTACCGCAAGCTGACCGGCTTTTCTCTGGGCTATCTGGCAAGGGGGGTGCTGAAGATCCTGCTGGCCAGTATGGCGATGGGTTTGGGGGTGGTTGGCCTGAAGCGGGTGCTGGCACCGTTGCTTGCAGGTGGAATTCCCTTGCAGCTGGCAGGGGTTTTTGCGGTGATCGGCTGTGCGGCCCTGCTTTATGGTGTTGTCCTCCATCTGCTCAAGCTGCCCGAGTTTGACGAGGTGACTGGTAAGATCAGGCTGCGATTTTGGAGGTAAGGTGCTCATGTTTCGTTATTCAGGGGTATAGTTGATGCCGGATAGAAACGATTCGTCCTGGATTTATAACGTCATTTACGAGTATACTGTTTGTAACGATCCCCGCAGGATCTCACGAAATTGCAGAATATTGCATTCAATAAGGAGGATACAATGGGAACGAGAAAAAAATATCTTGCTATAAAGAAAGCTGCCTCTTTAACTCTCTTTCTATTACTGACTGTGGTGCCATTCGTGCAGGCAGAAAATGGTGTTACCGGTCGTTTCTCGATTCTTTGGGGCGACGGTTATCCCGGTTCAGGTGAGGAGGCTATCCACTATACCCTCACAGATAGTTCCGGGCAAATCCTCACGCTGAATATTGACGAGGAACTGGGGCAATCGTTGGGCGGTGTGCTGGCATTCAATAACAGAGATATTGAGGTGCAAGGGAGTTGGGGGATATCTTATCCCGGACAGAGCAGATCTGCTGCCCTGGATGTAACTTCTATGCAGCTGCTTTCCTCAGCATTGCCTCGGAATTCTCAATATTTCGAGGATGAGATGAATACTGCGCCGCTTGTCAGCGGTTCTAAGCCCTGGGTGTCCATCATGTGCAAATTTTCCGATTATGCGGACGAGCCCAAGGATCTTGCCTATTTTCAGGGTATGTACGCAGATGTATATCCTGGTATGGACCATTACTGGCGTGAGGTGTCGTACAACACTATTGACATTGCAGGCAGCACGGCCTATGGCTGGTTTACACTGCCCCAGCCGGAATCATATTATAACCCGACAGATACTC is from Candidatus Electrothrix sp. GW3-4 and encodes:
- the murJ gene encoding murein biosynthesis integral membrane protein MurJ, which codes for MVKKRETAGSSTGKIARSAGAVSIAVMCSRVLGLVREQVFAGLFGAGYAYDAFVVAFRIPNLLRDLFGEGALSAAFVTVFSDYDTNKGSEATWQLASNVLVFIAILLSTITLLGMFFAEPVVHLLAPDFNAVAGKTALTVWLTRIMFPFLVFVALAAVVMGMLNTKGKFFVPAISSSFFNLGSIIGGTSLALLLPKFGMPAIVGMAWGTLVGGLLQLSVQLPSLWKTGFRFKPQLNLGDPGLRRILWLMLPATIGLSATQINIFVNTNFASSCMEGSVSWLNYAFRMVQLPIGVFGVAFSIAAMPVLARHAAEKDTDGLRKTFASSLVMVFSLTIPATVGLILLSRPIIRLIFEHGAFTAADTLRTAQALTCYAYGLFAYSAVKIMVPVFYALNDTKYPVIASFIAVVANIIFITLTIDIFSFRTIALSTSCSMGLNFLFLGTVLYRKLTGFSLGYLARGVLKILLASMAMGLGVVGLKRVLAPLLAGGIPLQLAGVFAVIGCAALLYGVVLHLLKLPEFDEVTGKIRLRFWR